The following coding sequences are from one Salvia hispanica cultivar TCC Black 2014 chromosome 3, UniMelb_Shisp_WGS_1.0, whole genome shotgun sequence window:
- the LOC125211891 gene encoding probable inactive receptor kinase At4g23740 isoform X1, translating into MIKMLQIGIRCVANSAKRRPKISEVVEMLADIGISNRVSRSLNSTSWEGKLVFLEDVNVDPVCGIENLLEASAAEVLGKGSFGNSYRAILDNGSVVVVKRCKDVNPTFKDFQKHVELFGRMNHTNIGRLKAFYYARYEKLLLYDYYTQGCISSLHGIRGDDWVTRVKIALGAARGIAHVHGQDQDLVLGNIKSSNILLNDQNHAIVAFDAGLANLISPERLPRVLDSVYCAPEVKNAGRVSQASDVYSFGVVLLELFYGESSQDFTA; encoded by the exons ATGATTAAAATGCTGCAAATAGGAATTAGATGTGTGGCTAATTCAGCAAAGAGGAGACCTAAAATATCTGAAGTGGTGGAGATGTTGGCGGATATAGGCATATCGAACCGAGTGAGCCGCTCTTTGAACTCAACGAGCTGGGAAGGAAAACTTGTATTTCTTGAGGATGTTAATGTAGATCCCGTATGTGGGATCGAGAATTTACTGGAGGCTTCTGCTGCTGAGGTGCTTGGGAAAGGATCATTCGGGAATAGTTACAGGGCAATACTCGACAATGGAAGTGTAGTTGTGGTGAAGAGATGTAAAGATGTGAATCCAACATTCAAGGATTTTCAGAAGCATGTGGAGTTATTTGGAAGAATGAATCACACGAATATCGGTAGATTAAAGGCTTTTTACTATGCAAGATATGAAAAGCTTTTGTTGTATGATTATTACACTCAAGGCTGCATATCTTCACTACATG GGATAAGAGGTGATGACTGGGTAACCAGAGTCAAGATTGCTCTTGGAGCAGCAAGAGGTATCGCTCACGTCCACGGACAAGATCAGGATCTTGTGCTCGGAAATATAAAATCCTCCAATATTTTACTCAATGACCAAAATCATGCCATTGTGGCCTTTGATGCTGGATTGGCAAATCTGATAAGTCCCGAGAGGCTGCCACGTGTACTAGATTCGGTCTACTGTGCCCCAGAAGTAAAAAACGCAGGGAGAGTGTCACAGGCTTCTGATGTTTATAGCTTTGGAGTTGTGCTGCTTGAACTTTTTTACGGAGAATCATCTCAAGATTTCACTGCCTGA
- the LOC125216933 gene encoding uncharacterized protein LOC125216933 yields MASGSNSSEDEEDVVRRARNLTRATEGEVYPNIDNRSNLMIAQLLQGMWLVQLRERNESQKMEKIPLMEWHDEDQCFKIDGVLSPMPLTEKPPFLSVIKRDQMKRSFYKKEENDDVEEPYISRAYVLSLLKQPIMRERESPPQAPQIAWRCLQEDIVSSPFNEEMVEFPAWLNDEESRVEKQCVVAL; encoded by the exons ATGGCATCAGGATCCAATTCCAGTGAAGAT gagGAAGATGTAGTAAGAAGGGCTAGAAATCTCACGAGAGCCACTGAGGGAGAAGTCTACCCGAACATTGACAATCGAAGCAACCTTATGATCGCACAACTATTACAAGGCATGTGGCTAGTCCAGCTTCGCGAGCGTAATGAGTCTCAAAAGATGGAGAAG ATTCCACTCATGGAATGGCATGACGAGGACCAATGCTTCAAGATTGATGGTGTCCTCTCCCCTATGCCTCTTACTGAGAAGCCTCCTTTT CTATCTGTAATCAAGAGAGATCAAATGAAGAGATCATTCTATAAAAAAGAGGAGAACGATGACGTGGAGGAGCCCTATATATCAAGGGCTTACGTCCTCAGCCTTCTCAAGCAACCAatcatgagagagagagaatcgCCACCTCAAGCGCCTCAAATAGCGTGGAGATGCCTTCAGGAGGATATTGTGAGCTCTCCGTTTAACGAGGAAATGGTGGAGTTTCCGGCGTGGTTAAATGATGAGGAGAGCAGGGTGGAGAAGCAGTGTGTTGTTGCTCTTTAA
- the LOC125211891 gene encoding probable inactive receptor kinase At4g23740 isoform X2 — translation MSAIYDNWERLVAAAVKKQQIWELCHRSSSTLSDDSYLSSSFGDLSFEISRSHKLVLVSQFCPAFDVEDVALASVKLLGAGTFGSAYVAIVDHQPRFLVKRLESEGISELDFRRSMEILGGVRHENVVALRAYYSSKNERLMLYDYYSNGSVHSLLHGQTANVDWETRVKIAVGAARGIAEIRKELGGMLVHGNIKASNIILNQQLYGCVSDFVLSNMTKTRLKPTASDVYSFGILLLELLTRKDPAAVNLVKLVKSVKTN, via the exons ATGTCTGCAATCTATGATAACTGGGAGAGGCTGGTGGCTGCTGCTGTGAAGAAACAGCAGATATGGGAACTCTGCCATCGATCTTCTAGCACCCTCTCCGATGATTCGTATCTGTCTTCTTCCTTTGGTGATCTGAGCTTTGAAATTTCAAGATCACACAAGCTGGTTCTTGTCTCACAGTTTTGCCCTGCTTTTGATGTCGAAGATGTAGCCTTGGCTTCTGTGAAGTTGCTTGGGGCCGGAACCTTTGGAAGTGCGTATGTAGCTATAGTCGATCATCAGCCAAGATTTCTGGTGAAGAGGCTCGAGTCGGAGGGTATCTCTGAACTGGATTTCAGGCGGAGCATGGAGATTCTTGGAGGTGTTAGGCACGAAAATGTGGTCGCGTTAAGAGCTTATTATTCTTCGAAGAATGAAAGGCTTATGCTGTATGATTATTACAGTAACGGAAGTGTGCATTCGTTGTTACATG GCCAAACGGCAAATGTAGACTGGGAAACCAGAGTAAAAATTGCCGTTGGTGCAGCGAGGGGCATTGCTGAAATACGCAAAGAACTTGGTGGGATGCTTGTCCATGGAAACATTAAGGCATCAAATATTATTCTCAATCAACAACTATACGGCTGTGTATCAGATTTCGTCTTGTCAAACATGACGAAAACTAGACTCAAACCAACTGCATCAGATGTGTATAGCTTTGGAATTCTGCTACTCGAGCTTCTAACAAGAAAGGATCCTGCAGCTGTTAACCTAGTCAAGCTGGTTAAATCAGTTAAAACTAACTAG
- the LOC125216591 gene encoding uncharacterized protein LOC125216591 has protein sequence MEEDVVRRSKNLTRAIEGEVYPNIDNRSNLTIAQRLQGMRLDQLRERSESQKMEKIPQMKWHDEDQCFKIDGVPSVIKRDQMKRSFYKKEENDDVEEPYIYQGLTSSAFSSKQSRERENRHLHRLRKRRDAFRRIL, from the exons ATG gaGGAAGATGTTGTAAGAAGGTCCAAAAATCTCACGAGAGCCATTGAGGGAGAAGTCTACCCGAACATCGACAATCGAAGCAACCTTACGATTGCACAACGATTACAAGGCATGCGGCTAGACCAGCTTCGCGAGCGTAGTGAGTCTCAAAAGATGGAGAAG ATTCCACAAATGAAATGGCATGACGAGGACCAATGCTTCAAGATCGATGGTGTCCCCTCCGTGATCAAGAGAGATCAAATGAAGAGATCATTCTATAAAAAAGAGGAGAACGATGACGTGGAGGAGCCCTATATATATCAAGGGCTTACGTCCTCAGCCTTCTCAAGCAAACAAtcacgagagagagagaatcgCCACCTCCACCGCCTAAGAAAGCGCAGAGACGCCTTCAGGAGGATATTGTGA